One Acidobacteriota bacterium DNA window includes the following coding sequences:
- a CDS encoding transposase — protein MAYHPLLISLAETNEPLRLINRPGNAGSAEGVEEALDPVLGRLKESFKKVLVRGDSAFCRRELIELCRAHGAEFALVMKASANIVASAEALPEARWEPFVSHPDKPPRNESVRRRRRLRVRRLKAKRRGYRTLSTTAEWVAETRYRPTGMKRDFRVVIKRQLIREEKQAEMFEHYEYRFVITSLEDGGAADVVRTAYARCAQENTIEQLKNGIAAMRMPSGELMANGAFMTAALIAWGLKSWLMILALPEEICRLRAPHWNAAKRSLG, from the coding sequence TTGGCGTACCACCCGCTTCTCATCTCGCTGGCCGAAACGAACGAGCCGCTCCGGCTCATTAACCGACCCGGCAACGCCGGCTCCGCCGAGGGGGTGGAAGAAGCGCTCGACCCGGTGCTGGGGCGGTTGAAGGAGAGCTTCAAGAAGGTCCTGGTTCGAGGGGACAGCGCGTTTTGCAGGCGCGAGCTGATCGAGCTGTGTCGGGCGCACGGAGCGGAGTTCGCGCTGGTTATGAAGGCGTCGGCGAACATCGTGGCATCGGCGGAAGCCTTGCCGGAAGCGAGATGGGAGCCGTTCGTATCGCACCCCGACAAGCCGCCTCGCAACGAGTCGGTCCGCCGACGCCGAAGGCTCCGCGTGCGACGCCTGAAGGCGAAGAGGCGCGGCTACAGGACGCTGAGCACGACGGCGGAGTGGGTGGCGGAGACGCGCTACCGGCCGACGGGGATGAAGCGGGACTTCCGCGTCGTCATCAAGCGCCAACTGATCCGCGAAGAGAAGCAGGCCGAGATGTTCGAGCACTACGAGTACCGCTTCGTCATCACGAGCCTGGAGGACGGCGGCGCGGCCGACGTGGTGAGGACGGCGTACGCTCGGTGCGCGCAGGAGAACACGATCGAGCAGCTCAAGAACGGCATCGCGGCGATGAGGATGCCGTCCGGGGAGCTGATGGCGAACGGGGCGTTCATGACGGCGGCGCTGATCGCGTGGGGCCTGAAGAGCTGGCTCATGATCCTGGCGCTGCCGGAGGAGATCTGTCGTCTCCGAGCACCTCACTGGAACGCTGCCAAACGGAGTCTCGGTTGA
- a CDS encoding ABC transporter permease, translating to MSLAWRIYRRLAQAFPHEFKLAYGREVMQLGEDVVQEIAKRHGAGGLIRLIADIAIRVPFEYLSEMRRDMRYALRALIKSPGFALVGIISMGLGIGLTTNVYSSKWALLFCDLPAAANARMLVMPEKPVSYYYIEQYRDLKDLFTGVAALQTGIPFNVTFQGDMSAQPERVFGQLVSPDYFTVLGVRSQRGRVLSADLDRAGDAPVVVISDRFWRHRLGSAPDAVGRTLRLNGQLATIVGITPRHFNGALPEVPAELFVPITAPAAIAPELANDVLHRRQAKEFLAMMCLAPGVTIDSAEASLEATTRHLDEQDPSSPARIDKGRRITLLPAGTRVPIPRELRPVVAGFFFVLMGLVITIACMNLANMLIARGANRRKELAIRLAVGASRFRIIRQMMSEGIVLSLLGGLAGLALAYGLGVLNSHFTRPMAVPVESDFGLDWGGVAFAFCLALVCGIGFSLAPALQATRADLTPALKDGSTLQLPGYRRLGLRNLLMVAQVSASLMLLLLTGFLVMGIIKTSGIQTRFDPSTMYLLSIDPVRDGYPPERAQALFEKLSERLKTAGPVRSIALAAQGPFAIVDDDAAHQLTVEDVGESSRVQQSMIEESVGAGYFAALNEPMVAGREFEERDQRSREGSKTVSLPVVLNETAERRLFGSEKAIGHLLADETQTYEVVGVVRDLKDGIGISRSVAYLPLTPRDFARPPAGGMTVLVRSDSGSEVLSVLRSEIALIDPRLTIFRVQTLGEYLDRSRSSTRFAVETYGGIGVFGLVLAAIGLAGVTAYSVARRRKEIAIRMALGASRAEVLRLVMREGMALVSVGTVLGFLGAVAMAKILSALTNVVVEALKVGTNDVRLLVGAPFLLAAVALLACYVPARRSARIDPLKALRDE from the coding sequence ATGAGCCTCGCATGGCGAATCTACCGGCGGCTGGCGCAGGCCTTCCCGCACGAGTTCAAGCTGGCCTACGGCAGAGAGGTGATGCAGCTCGGGGAAGACGTCGTGCAGGAGATCGCGAAGAGGCATGGAGCCGGAGGCCTGATTCGCCTCATCGCGGACATCGCGATTCGCGTACCGTTCGAATACCTGAGCGAGATGCGCCGCGACATGCGGTACGCGTTGCGCGCGCTGATCAAGTCGCCGGGGTTCGCGCTGGTCGGCATCATCTCGATGGGGCTCGGAATCGGTCTGACGACCAACGTCTACAGCTCGAAATGGGCGTTGCTCTTTTGTGATCTGCCGGCGGCGGCGAATGCCAGGATGCTGGTGATGCCCGAGAAGCCGGTGTCGTACTACTACATCGAGCAGTATCGGGATCTCAAGGACCTTTTCACCGGCGTCGCCGCGTTGCAGACCGGCATCCCGTTCAACGTCACCTTCCAGGGTGACATGAGCGCGCAACCGGAGCGCGTCTTCGGACAACTCGTATCCCCCGACTATTTCACCGTGCTCGGGGTCCGATCCCAGCGCGGACGCGTGCTCAGCGCCGACCTCGACCGAGCCGGCGACGCGCCCGTCGTGGTGATCAGCGATCGTTTTTGGCGCCATCGTCTTGGCTCCGCCCCCGACGCGGTCGGGCGTACGCTTCGCCTGAATGGGCAACTCGCGACCATCGTTGGCATTACGCCGAGACATTTCAATGGAGCGCTTCCCGAGGTCCCGGCTGAGCTGTTCGTTCCCATCACAGCGCCGGCGGCGATCGCTCCGGAGCTCGCGAACGACGTTCTGCATCGACGCCAGGCGAAGGAGTTCCTGGCGATGATGTGCCTGGCGCCAGGGGTCACGATCGACTCCGCGGAAGCGAGTCTCGAAGCGACCACACGTCACCTCGACGAGCAGGATCCTTCGTCGCCGGCGCGCATCGACAAGGGCCGGCGCATCACCCTGCTGCCGGCGGGCACCAGGGTGCCGATTCCCCGGGAACTGAGACCCGTGGTGGCCGGGTTCTTTTTCGTCCTCATGGGCCTGGTCATCACCATCGCATGCATGAACCTGGCGAACATGCTGATCGCGCGCGGCGCCAATCGACGAAAGGAGCTGGCGATTCGCCTGGCGGTCGGGGCGAGCCGCTTTCGGATTATCCGGCAGATGATGAGTGAGGGCATCGTCCTTTCCCTGCTGGGCGGCCTCGCGGGGCTCGCGCTCGCGTATGGTCTCGGTGTGCTGAACTCTCACTTCACCCGGCCCATGGCGGTGCCGGTCGAATCCGATTTCGGCCTGGACTGGGGCGGGGTCGCCTTCGCGTTCTGCCTCGCGCTCGTGTGCGGCATCGGATTCAGCCTCGCGCCCGCCCTGCAGGCGACGAGAGCCGACCTGACCCCGGCACTCAAGGACGGCTCGACATTGCAGCTGCCGGGTTATCGGCGCCTTGGCTTGCGCAACCTGCTGATGGTGGCCCAGGTCTCAGCATCGCTCATGCTGCTGCTGCTGACAGGGTTCCTGGTCATGGGAATCATCAAGACGAGCGGCATCCAGACCAGATTCGATCCGAGCACGATGTATCTCCTGTCCATCGACCCGGTGCGCGACGGCTACCCGCCCGAGCGGGCGCAGGCGCTGTTCGAGAAACTGTCCGAACGCCTCAAGACCGCCGGCCCGGTGCGCAGCATCGCCCTGGCGGCACAGGGGCCCTTCGCGATCGTAGATGACGACGCCGCTCACCAGCTGACCGTGGAAGACGTCGGGGAATCCTCGCGGGTCCAGCAGTCCATGATCGAGGAGTCCGTGGGCGCGGGCTATTTCGCCGCGCTGAACGAGCCGATGGTGGCCGGCCGGGAGTTCGAAGAGCGGGATCAGCGGAGCCGGGAAGGATCGAAGACCGTTTCCCTGCCCGTCGTGCTGAACGAGACCGCCGAACGCAGACTGTTTGGAAGCGAGAAGGCGATCGGTCATCTCCTGGCGGACGAAACGCAGACCTATGAAGTCGTCGGGGTGGTGCGCGACCTGAAGGATGGAATCGGGATCAGCCGATCCGTAGCCTACCTGCCGCTGACGCCCCGCGACTTCGCCCGGCCGCCAGCCGGCGGCATGACCGTCTTGGTGCGGTCGGACTCGGGATCGGAGGTGTTGAGTGTCCTTCGGAGCGAGATCGCGCTGATCGATCCCAGGCTGACCATCTTCCGGGTGCAGACGCTCGGCGAGTACCTCGATCGCAGCCGATCCTCGACGCGGTTCGCCGTCGAAACGTACGGCGGAATCGGAGTCTTTGGCCTGGTGCTGGCCGCGATCGGGCTCGCCGGGGTCACGGCCTACTCGGTGGCGCGACGGCGCAAGGAGATCGCGATCCGCATGGCACTGGGCGCCAGCCGGGCGGAGGTGCTGCGGCTGGTGATGCGCGAAGGCATGGCGCTGGTCAGCGTCGGAACGGTCCTGGGATTCCTCGGAGCGGTGGCGATGGCGAAGATACTTTCGGCGCTGACGAACGTCGTCGTGGAGGCTCTCAAGGTCGGGACGAACGACGTGCGCCTCCTCGTCGGCGCGCCTTTTCTGCTGGCGGCGGTGGCGTTGCTCGCCTGTTACGTGCCGGCGCGCCGGTCCGCCCGGATCGATCCGCTGAAGGCGCTGCGCGACGAATAG
- a CDS encoding PadR family transcriptional regulator gives MTEIDPQGFIPLKPQWFHIMVSLAGGEQHGYGIMQEVLNRSTGKVRLWPATLYGSIKRLIEVGLIEESDERPAPELDDARRRYYRLTRLGKRVLDAECKRLQQLVRTIRVKQAMATK, from the coding sequence ATGACCGAGATCGATCCTCAAGGGTTCATCCCCCTCAAGCCCCAGTGGTTCCACATCATGGTGTCGCTTGCCGGCGGAGAGCAGCACGGCTACGGGATCATGCAGGAGGTCCTGAACCGCAGCACGGGAAAAGTGCGACTGTGGCCGGCGACGCTCTATGGATCGATCAAGCGGCTCATCGAGGTGGGGCTCATCGAGGAATCGGACGAACGACCGGCGCCGGAGCTGGACGACGCGCGCCGCCGCTATTACCGCCTGACGCGCCTCGGAAAGCGTGTGCTCGACGCGGAATGCAAGCGCCTCCAGCAGCTGGTTCGGACGATTCGCGTGAAGCAGGCCATGGCGACGAAATGA
- a CDS encoding DPP IV N-terminal domain-containing protein, which produces MILDRSRSNPALLAALLAASLLPSFAASAESPSAPGEQKKITLDSIYRKKELGIEDPMEFLPQRLAWSPMGHLLAFLQKTHAHGRVLVVVDPDRPGARDVVTAAQVREAVKGLEQAKEGVPLPSPIAYADAIAARKAVAPASGTKAAGIEAKADAKKTGEEEDEPIASFSWLRKESVIRLEVDGKRVRFDPAAGRILPDPDPVLPAGEKRNLERSRDDRFAAYTRANDLYVFDVESAREIRLTDTGTETLLNGVFPWVYWEEFMWRRTYRAFEWRPAGDMIAYLQFDESSVGTYPITDFSPVVPKTTLQRYPEVGTPNPSVRLGLVSLSSRETRWVDLGEPHEYVVFMAWTPDGSALTVQTLNRRQNRLRLYAVDPVTARGEVLIEEKSGTWVESYEPPRFLGGSGDFLWISERTGFRHLYVSSERGKKLRALTHGDWDVEAPGFGGRAVAVDEEGKGIYFVTTEPSPIERHVAWIALAGGEARRLTREPGWHSLHASADGRYWVDRWNSETVPTRIDLRGRDGAEVARLAEVTPADFAPYQFGRREPMTIRGENGAIFHASLLKPADFDPARRYPVIAHVYGEPCCQTVTRTWVPEWEMVLVNNGFLVFGFDGRGTPGRGRAWVDPTYGDQTTLPVEDWKAAVAQLKSLPYVDGDRLGVWGWSGGGTMTLNLMLRAPGLFQAGAAVAAVTDKRLYDSVYTERYLGVLPADEEAYRRSSPLEAAKDLQGKLLIAHGVSDDNVHVQNAYNLVTALTRAGKPYELYLYPQKDHRIAGDDEQHHLFSRILAFFREALAPTPGK; this is translated from the coding sequence ATGATCCTCGACCGAAGCCGCTCGAACCCGGCCCTTCTCGCCGCGCTTCTCGCGGCGTCCCTCCTCCCCTCCTTCGCCGCCAGCGCCGAATCGCCGTCAGCTCCCGGCGAGCAGAAGAAGATCACGCTCGACTCGATCTACAGGAAGAAGGAGCTCGGGATCGAGGACCCGATGGAGTTCCTCCCGCAGAGGCTCGCGTGGTCGCCGATGGGGCACCTCCTCGCGTTCCTCCAGAAGACGCACGCGCACGGCAGGGTGCTCGTCGTCGTCGATCCCGATCGCCCCGGCGCGCGCGACGTGGTGACCGCCGCCCAGGTCCGCGAGGCGGTGAAGGGGCTCGAGCAGGCGAAGGAGGGGGTCCCGCTCCCCTCGCCCATCGCGTACGCCGACGCGATCGCGGCGAGGAAGGCGGTCGCGCCGGCGAGCGGGACGAAAGCAGCCGGCATTGAAGCGAAGGCCGACGCGAAGAAGACCGGCGAGGAAGAGGACGAGCCGATCGCCTCGTTCTCCTGGCTCCGCAAGGAGAGCGTCATCCGTCTCGAGGTGGACGGCAAGCGCGTGCGCTTCGATCCCGCCGCAGGCCGCATCCTCCCCGATCCCGACCCGGTCCTCCCCGCGGGGGAGAAGCGCAACCTCGAGCGCTCCAGAGACGATCGCTTCGCCGCCTACACGCGCGCCAACGACCTCTACGTCTTCGACGTCGAGAGTGCGCGGGAGATCCGCCTGACCGACACCGGAACGGAGACGCTCCTCAACGGCGTCTTCCCATGGGTCTACTGGGAGGAGTTCATGTGGCGGCGGACGTACCGCGCGTTCGAGTGGCGCCCCGCCGGCGACATGATCGCCTATCTCCAGTTCGACGAGTCGTCGGTCGGCACCTACCCCATCACCGACTTCTCGCCCGTCGTCCCGAAGACGACCCTCCAGCGCTACCCGGAGGTCGGCACGCCGAACCCGTCGGTGCGGCTCGGCCTCGTGAGCCTTTCGAGCCGCGAGACGCGCTGGGTCGATCTCGGCGAGCCGCACGAGTACGTCGTCTTCATGGCGTGGACCCCCGACGGCTCGGCCCTCACCGTCCAGACGCTGAACCGGCGCCAGAACCGCCTCCGCCTCTACGCGGTCGACCCGGTCACCGCGCGAGGGGAGGTCCTGATCGAGGAGAAGAGCGGGACGTGGGTCGAATCGTACGAGCCCCCCCGCTTCCTGGGAGGCTCGGGCGACTTCCTCTGGATCTCGGAGCGCACCGGCTTCCGGCACCTCTACGTCTCCTCGGAGCGGGGGAAGAAGCTCCGGGCTCTGACGCACGGCGACTGGGACGTCGAGGCGCCGGGGTTCGGGGGCCGGGCGGTCGCGGTCGACGAAGAGGGGAAAGGGATCTACTTCGTCACCACCGAGCCCTCCCCGATCGAGCGGCACGTCGCGTGGATTGCACTCGCGGGGGGCGAGGCGCGGCGGCTCACACGCGAGCCGGGGTGGCACTCCCTCCACGCCTCCGCCGACGGAAGGTATTGGGTGGACCGCTGGAACAGCGAGACCGTCCCGACGCGCATCGACCTCCGCGGCCGCGACGGCGCCGAGGTCGCGCGCCTCGCCGAGGTCACCCCCGCCGACTTCGCCCCTTACCAGTTCGGCCGGCGCGAGCCGATGACGATCCGGGGTGAAAACGGCGCGATCTTCCACGCCAGCCTCCTGAAGCCCGCCGACTTCGATCCGGCGCGGCGCTACCCCGTCATCGCCCACGTTTACGGTGAGCCATGCTGCCAGACGGTGACGCGAACCTGGGTCCCGGAGTGGGAGATGGTCCTCGTCAACAACGGTTTTCTCGTCTTCGGCTTCGACGGCCGGGGAACGCCGGGGCGCGGGCGCGCGTGGGTCGATCCGACGTACGGCGACCAGACGACCCTCCCCGTCGAGGACTGGAAGGCGGCCGTCGCGCAGTTGAAGTCGCTCCCGTACGTCGACGGCGATCGCCTCGGCGTCTGGGGATGGAGCGGCGGCGGCACGATGACGCTCAACCTGATGCTTCGCGCCCCTGGTCTATTCCAGGCGGGGGCCGCGGTGGCCGCGGTGACCGACAAGCGCCTCTACGACAGCGTCTACACCGAGCGGTACCTCGGCGTCCTGCCGGCCGACGAGGAGGCCTACAGGAGAAGCTCCCCGCTCGAGGCCGCGAAGGACCTCCAGGGAAAGCTCCTCATCGCCCACGGCGTCAGCGACGACAACGTCCACGTCCAGAACGCCTACAACCTCGTCACCGCCCTGACACGCGCCGGCAAGCCGTACGAGCTCTACCTCTACCCCCAGAAGGACCACCGCATCGCCGGCGACGACGAACAACACCATCTCTTCAGCCGGATCCTCGCCTTCTTCCGCGAGGCGCTCGCGCCGACGCCGGGCAAGTAG
- a CDS encoding arginase family protein — MIGVPSSAGARRTGQERAPKAFRAAGLLERLRAKGLEVADWGDLPESAYRPDAEHPREQNLREVCRVARQVAVHVGRAPLDRALLLVLGGDCTITLGVLAGLLERRPGLGLVYFDGDVDLNTPATTSSGILDGMVMAHVLGRGAAELASVGRRMPMLPEEKIAMFGYNVESGWIDPAEQDALGRSSMLKYPLARVREDAAGAAAEALGLLTRRCDGIVAHFDVDVMEFAAADVPHPGGLAPDSAFAALRAFVGDARCAAIVVTEFNAERDPDGSLARELVVRLADTLGARREARG; from the coding sequence GTGATCGGCGTCCCGTCCAGCGCCGGGGCCCGCCGGACCGGGCAGGAGCGGGCCCCGAAAGCCTTCCGGGCGGCGGGCCTGCTCGAGCGGCTCCGCGCGAAGGGTCTCGAGGTCGCAGATTGGGGCGACCTTCCCGAGTCGGCGTACCGTCCGGACGCCGAGCACCCCCGGGAGCAAAACCTTCGGGAGGTCTGCCGCGTGGCGCGGCAGGTGGCCGTCCATGTCGGCCGGGCTCCGTTGGATCGCGCACTCCTGTTGGTCCTGGGCGGCGACTGCACGATCACGCTGGGCGTCCTCGCCGGCCTTCTCGAGCGGCGCCCCGGCCTCGGGCTCGTGTACTTCGACGGAGACGTCGACCTGAACACGCCGGCGACCACCTCTTCGGGAATTCTCGACGGGATGGTGATGGCGCACGTCCTCGGCCGAGGCGCGGCGGAGCTTGCGAGTGTCGGTCGGCGCATGCCGATGCTCCCGGAGGAGAAGATCGCCATGTTCGGGTACAACGTGGAGTCGGGCTGGATCGACCCGGCGGAGCAGGACGCGCTGGGCCGCTCTTCCATGCTGAAGTATCCGCTCGCGCGGGTGCGGGAGGACGCCGCGGGAGCGGCCGCCGAGGCGCTCGGGCTCCTCACGCGACGATGCGACGGAATCGTCGCCCACTTCGACGTGGATGTCATGGAGTTCGCCGCGGCGGACGTGCCTCATCCCGGCGGACTCGCCCCGGATTCCGCGTTCGCGGCGCTCCGGGCGTTCGTCGGCGACGCCCGTTGCGCCGCGATCGTGGTCACGGAGTTCAACGCCGAACGGGATCCGGACGGGTCTCTGGCGCGAGAGCTGGTCGTTCGCCTCGCCGACACCCTCGGCGCGAGGCGGGAGGCGCGCGGATGA
- a CDS encoding Lrp/AsnC family transcriptional regulator, which produces MLDATDLKILALLQGDARTSNAEIARKVGLVPSAIFQRVRKLQSQGTILSHEARIDPTAVGCGLTAFVFVTADERVGSLDVGARLARLPEVQEVHQVAGEDCYLVKVKVADPGDLGRLLRERVGTIASVRATRTTIVLQTVKETGKVPLPPTRKEK; this is translated from the coding sequence ATCCTCGACGCCACCGATCTGAAGATCCTGGCCCTGCTCCAGGGCGATGCGCGGACGTCGAACGCGGAGATTGCGCGGAAAGTGGGCCTCGTTCCGTCGGCCATCTTTCAACGTGTCCGCAAGCTTCAGAGCCAGGGGACGATCCTGAGCCACGAGGCGCGCATCGACCCGACGGCGGTCGGTTGCGGGCTCACGGCCTTCGTCTTCGTGACAGCCGATGAGCGCGTCGGGAGCCTGGACGTCGGCGCCCGGCTCGCCCGGCTGCCCGAGGTGCAGGAAGTGCACCAGGTCGCCGGTGAGGACTGCTACCTGGTCAAGGTCAAGGTGGCGGACCCGGGTGACCTCGGGCGGCTGTTGCGGGAGAGAGTCGGGACGATCGCATCCGTGCGCGCCACCCGGACCACCATCGTGCTCCAGACAGTCAAGGAGACCGGCAAGGTGCCGCTGCCTCCCACGCGAAAGGAAAAGTGA
- a CDS encoding RraA family protein, producing the protein MKSPSFGGPFAAFAGLSTPAIADACMRLRIDFRIASPGIAPVVRGQKLAGPVLPVRHHGSVDVFLEACHRASPGEVLVIDNQGRTDEGCIGDLTVLEARGAGLAGVVVWGCHRDSDELVRIGLPVFSYGVQPAGPRGVRVAPSDPSDVPFCSFSVGAGDCVFADSDGVIFTSSERLTELMARAVEISRIERKQAELIESGHSLRRQLRFDEYLEKRRADPSYTFRRHLRGIGGAIEE; encoded by the coding sequence ATGAAGAGCCCATCGTTCGGCGGCCCGTTCGCGGCGTTCGCCGGTTTGTCCACTCCCGCGATTGCGGACGCCTGCATGCGCCTCAGGATCGACTTCCGCATCGCAAGTCCCGGAATCGCGCCGGTGGTGCGCGGGCAGAAACTCGCCGGACCGGTCCTCCCCGTCCGACATCACGGCAGCGTGGACGTGTTCCTGGAGGCATGCCATCGGGCCTCGCCTGGCGAGGTGCTCGTGATCGACAACCAGGGACGAACCGACGAGGGGTGCATCGGGGATCTCACGGTGCTGGAGGCGAGGGGCGCCGGACTGGCCGGGGTCGTCGTCTGGGGATGCCACCGCGACTCCGATGAGCTCGTCCGGATCGGGCTGCCCGTATTCAGCTACGGCGTCCAGCCCGCCGGCCCGCGCGGCGTGCGCGTGGCGCCATCCGACCCGTCCGACGTCCCGTTCTGCAGCTTCTCGGTCGGGGCCGGCGACTGCGTGTTCGCGGACTCGGATGGAGTGATCTTCACCTCGAGCGAGCGGCTGACGGAGTTGATGGCCAGGGCCGTCGAGATAAGCCGGATCGAGCGCAAGCAGGCGGAGCTCATCGAGAGCGGCCATTCGCTGCGCCGGCAGCTCCGCTTCGACGAGTACCTGGAAAAGCGTCGCGCCGATCCTTCGTACACCTTCCGGCGGCACCTCCGCGGCATCGGCGGCGCGATCGAGGAATAG
- a CDS encoding aldo/keto reductase → MKHISIGGLDVSRIGLGAMSMSGYYNIGAGSDAESVRTIHRGLDLGVTHLDTAEIYGPYTNEELVGRAIKDRRNQVVLATKFGIVSHSGGGPGVLDSYPANIRVAVEGSLKRLGTDHIDLYYQHRVDPKTPIEDTVGALAELVAEGKVRYIGLSEAGPATIRRAHAVHPIAALQTEYSLWTRDPEAELLPLLRELRIGFVPYSPLGHGFLTGDIRSQEQLADDDWRKTNPRFTGENFTRNLRIVEEVQAVAAEAQATPAQIALAWLLAQGGDIAPIPGTKRVARVEENTAADRIELSAEQVERLNNLTPAAGERHDEGNMAVIDR, encoded by the coding sequence ATGAAGCACATTTCGATCGGCGGACTTGACGTCTCTCGCATAGGACTCGGCGCCATGTCGATGTCGGGCTACTACAACATCGGCGCCGGCAGCGACGCCGAGTCAGTTCGCACGATCCACCGGGGGCTGGACCTTGGCGTCACCCACCTCGATACCGCCGAGATCTACGGTCCCTACACCAACGAGGAACTCGTCGGCCGGGCGATCAAGGACCGCCGCAACCAGGTGGTGTTGGCCACGAAGTTCGGCATCGTCTCGCACTCCGGCGGAGGCCCCGGCGTCCTCGACAGCTACCCTGCGAACATCCGCGTCGCAGTCGAGGGTTCACTCAAGCGGCTGGGCACCGACCACATCGACCTGTACTACCAGCACCGGGTCGACCCGAAGACGCCCATCGAGGACACCGTCGGTGCTTTGGCCGAACTCGTGGCCGAGGGCAAGGTCCGCTACATCGGGTTGTCGGAGGCGGGCCCCGCCACAATCCGCCGCGCCCACGCTGTGCATCCGATCGCCGCGCTGCAGACCGAGTACTCCCTGTGGACCCGTGACCCGGAGGCCGAGCTGCTACCGCTGCTGCGCGAGTTAAGGATCGGATTCGTTCCCTACTCGCCGCTCGGCCACGGCTTCCTCACTGGTGACATCCGCTCGCAAGAGCAGCTCGCTGACGACGACTGGCGCAAGACGAACCCGCGCTTCACCGGCGAGAACTTCACGCGCAATCTGCGCATCGTCGAGGAGGTCCAAGCCGTTGCCGCCGAGGCACAAGCAACACCAGCACAAATCGCTCTGGCGTGGCTGCTCGCGCAGGGCGGCGACATCGCTCCAATCCCCGGCACCAAGCGGGTCGCCCGCGTCGAGGAGAACACAGCCGCGGACCGCATCGAATTGAGCGCCGAGCAGGTCGAACGGCTGAACAACCTCACGCCGGCCGCCGGCGAGCGCCACGACGAAGGGAACATGGCCGTCATCGACCGCTAA
- a CDS encoding AraC family transcriptional regulator, which yields MPKQLEPHSSGTTARSALAHAIGHLAQTDGDHNTAIPGLTLHRRKAPTEPLHCIYNLGLGVVAQGDKQVLLGRESIDYGPGQSMLTTIDLPVVSHVTRASAAEPFLGMMLTLDVRSIVQLSSEMVELRARREGATYRSISFEALDAALLDALVRLIKLLDEPALVPRLAPLIQQEITIRLLTGPHGPQLRHLATAGSPTRQIAKVVAWLKQNFVHGLHGDDLADRAHMSPSTFRQHFRALTGVSPLQYQKQLRLQEARQLMLNENLDAGSAAVGVGYESASQFSREYRRLFGAPPQRDIARMRLGPVAAAGRGPSHLRARRHPS from the coding sequence ATGCCAAAGCAACTGGAACCACATAGTTCGGGGACTACGGCGAGGAGCGCTCTGGCTCATGCTATCGGGCACCTTGCCCAAACCGACGGCGACCACAACACCGCCATTCCTGGACTCACGCTGCATCGCCGCAAGGCGCCAACGGAACCCTTGCACTGCATTTACAACCTGGGTCTCGGCGTCGTCGCGCAGGGCGACAAGCAGGTTCTGCTCGGACGTGAGTCGATCGACTACGGCCCTGGGCAATCCATGCTGACGACCATCGATCTCCCTGTCGTCTCGCATGTCACTCGGGCCAGTGCCGCTGAACCGTTTCTTGGCATGATGCTGACGTTGGACGTGCGTTCTATAGTGCAGTTGTCGTCCGAAATGGTCGAGCTCCGAGCTCGGCGAGAGGGGGCCACCTATCGGTCGATCTCGTTCGAAGCACTCGACGCCGCCTTGCTCGATGCTCTCGTCCGGCTCATCAAACTGCTGGACGAGCCAGCACTGGTCCCCCGCCTGGCGCCGCTGATCCAGCAGGAAATAACCATCCGCCTGCTAACCGGTCCGCACGGCCCGCAACTTCGGCACCTTGCCACCGCCGGATCCCCGACCCGGCAAATTGCGAAAGTCGTCGCCTGGCTCAAGCAGAATTTCGTGCACGGGCTGCACGGCGACGATCTGGCGGATCGCGCGCACATGAGCCCATCGACCTTCCGGCAACACTTCCGCGCCCTCACGGGCGTGAGCCCGTTGCAGTACCAGAAGCAATTGCGTCTACAGGAAGCGCGGCAATTGATGCTGAACGAGAACCTCGACGCGGGGAGCGCCGCGGTGGGTGTGGGGTATGAAAGCGCTTCGCAGTTCAGCCGCGAGTATCGCCGCCTGTTTGGCGCGCCGCCTCAGCGCGATATCGCGCGCATGCGGCTCGGCCCGGTTGCCGCCGCCGGCCGGGGGCCCAGCCACCTGCGCGCTCGACGACACCCGTCGTGA